The Oceanidesulfovibrio indonesiensis DNA segment AGCCGGACATCGCCACCACCGTGACGCCGGATTTCTCCAGCACTTCCCGCGGCGTGGGGCCTATGGCCGCGCAGAGCAGCGCGCGGCAGTCCTTGAGCGAGGCGGCGAGCGCTTCCCAGCGTTTGGGGCCGCCGCCGATGTCCGGGGCGTCGCGCTCCTCGATCATCTCGAAGGTCCCGTCCTTTTCCGTCCATATCTGGAGCACGGGCGCCTCGCCCAGGTGCTGGTTCACGAGCAGGCCTTCATGGCTGGTTACGGCCACATGCGGCCGGGCCTCGAAGCGGGGTATCTCCATGGTCGAACACTCCTTGAGGCAGCTTGAGAGTTCGCCGGAACGGTCTTCGTCCAACAGACCCACGGCGTCCGCCCGGCAACGCCGGCAGTGACGCATGAGCGGCAGGTGCTGCTCCGCGGCGGCGCGGGCCTTGCGCAGCATCTCGCCCCCGGGCTCCTCCAGATCGCCGAAGGGCGTGCCTTCCACGGGCTTCACGGGCAGCACGTTGAGTATGTCCACACCGAGCTCCTTCATGGTCACGGCGATGTCCTCCACGTGCTCGTCGTTCACGCCGGGGATCAGGATGGTGTTGATCTTGACGATCATGCCCAGGCCCTTTGCCTTCTTGATGGCGCTGAGCTGGCGGGAAAGCAGCAGTTCCGCACCCTCGCGGCCCTGGTAGACGACCTTGCCGTCGCGCACCCAGCCGTAGATCTTCGCGCCGATGGCCGGGTCCACCGCGTTGACCGTCACGGTGATATGGCTCACGCCGGCGGCCGCGAGCTCGTCCAGCTTTTCTTCCAGGGCCAGGCCGTTGGAGGAGAGACAGAACAAGAGGTCCGGGTGCTTCTCATGCAGCCGGCGGATGGTCTCCAGCGTTTCGTTCTGGTTGGCCATGGGGTCTCCCGGGCCGGCGATGCCCACCACGGAGATGCGCGGCTCCTTTTCGAGCACGCGGTCCATGTAGCGCGCGGCCTGGGCCGGGGCGAGAATTGCCGAGGTCACACCGGGCCGGCTCTCGTTCACGCAGTCGTAGCGGCGGTTGCAGAAGTTGCACTTGATATTGCAGCGCGGCGCCACCGGCAGGTGCACCCGGCCGTAGCTGCCCTTGGCGTCTTTGTTGAAACAGGGATGGCGTTCGGAGTTCGGGAGTGTGGTTCTCATGGCGGTCATATCCTTTGCGCCGCTTGGGCGCGGACTCGCAGACTGGTGAAAGCGAAGTATTCCAGCAGACTGTGCAGGATGCTAGATGTAACCCCAGCCAAGTGGCGAATCGGCCTGCTTCTTTTCAATGACTGCGTTCACAAGCCGGTCGAAGAGGGCGAGGGTTCCCTTGTAGCCAAGGTGCATGGTCCGCTGAGCGCCGAAGCGGTCATGGACGGGAAAACCCACCCGCACCAAAGGCACGCTCCAGTCGCGCGCCATGCGGTAGCCCTTGGAGTTTCCTATGACGAGGTCCGGCGCGAGTCGCTCGGCCTCGTTTCTTATCTCGTAGAAGTCCACGCCGGGCATGACCTTGGGCGGCTCGCGCAGAATGCCGTCTGTTGCTTCCTCGATGGCCGCGGGCAGACGGCCGGAATTGCCGCCGGAGGCCACGAGCACTGGCTGGATGCCGATCTCCGTGAGCATGGCGACTAGGCCGGCCACGAGGTCTTCCTCGCCATAGACCACGGCGCGTTTGCCGGAGATGTACTTGTGGCCGTCCACCATGGCGTCCAGCAGCCGGCCGCGTTCCTTGACGTGGCGGGTCGGGGTCTCCCGGCCGCTTATCGCGTCCAGAGCGGCGAAGAAGGCGTCCGAGTTGCGCAGGCCGATGGGCATGGGCAGTCGATGGAGGTTTACGCCGTGGTTTTCCTGCAGGGCCGTGCCGCCGGTCTTTTCCGCACCGGCCAGCACCGCGCCCAGTTCCACCGTGGCGCGCGCGCCGGACATGGCGCGGACGGCCTCCACGGGCGTGCCGCCGGAAGGGATTTTCTCGTAGTCTTCCAGGGCCGGACCATCGAGGGTGTCGGAGTAGTCCGGCAGCATGGTCACGGCCAGACCGTAGTCATCAAAGATGTCGCGCAGGTGGCGCAGATCCTCGGGCGAGACGAAACCAGGGAGCAGATTCACGCCTTTGTGGCGCTCAACGGCCGGGTCCGGCAGTTGTTCGCAGACCGCGCGCACCGCGGCGTGGAAGCCTTCCATGTGCGAGCCCTGGTAGGAGGGCGTGGCGACCCACACGAGGGTGGGCAGGTCCAGGTCGCCGAACTCCTTCCGGAACTCGTGCAGGATCATGGGTACGTCGTCGCCGATGGTCTCGGTGAGGCAGGTAGTGGCCACGCCGATGACCTCGGCCCCGTACTTCTTCATCACGTTGATGAGGCCAAGCTTGAGATTGGGGCCGCCGCCGTAGATGGCGTGCTTTTCACCGAGGGCGGAGGAGGCGATGTCCACAGGCTCGCGGTAGTGGCTGATGAGGTAGCGCCGCATGTAGGTGGCGCAGCCCTGGGAGCCGTGCAGGAAAGGCACGGCGCCTTCGATGCCGCGAAAGACCACGGACGCGCCCAGCGGGGAGCAGGCCTTGCAGGCGTTGGTGGTGGAGACGTAGTCCACCTTCTCGGGCTTGATTCTTTCGATGGTTTCGACGGTCATATCGCGCCCTCCTTCATGCATTCTTCAGGCGCACCCAGGCTGCATGCGGAGTCTATATTGTTGGACTCAAGAGAGGCTTTCTTTCCTGCCGTGCGGCGGGGCACGAATCGCCATACCGGGCTCATCACTGTGCGGTGGACTTCCTCGGCGAAGTTGACCATGCCGACGAAACCTTCCAGGCACTCCTTGCGCTCGTGGTTGTGGTCGCAGAAGCCCACGCCGAGTTTGTAGGCGATGGGCCGCTCCTTGACGCCGCCCACGAAGATGTCCACGTCTTTCTCTTTGATAAATGCCTGGAGTTCCAGCGGGTTGGAGTCGTCCACGATGATGGTGCCAGGATCGGTGATGGCCTCAAGCTCGGCATAGTCCTCCCTGGTGCCGGTCTGGGAGCCGACAATGGCGGTCTGCATGCCGAGGTGTCTAAAAGTCTTGACAAGAGAGAACGCCTTGAACGCGCCGCCCACATAGATCGCGGCCTTCTTGCCTTCCAGGTCTTTGCGCAACTCTTTGATGCGCGGCATGATCGCCCTGATCTCTTCGGACACTACCTTCTTGGTGCGCTCCATGATTCCGGGGTCCTTTTCCGCAAAGAACCGCGCGACGTCGTAGAGCGCCTCGGACATGTCCTCGATGCCGAAATAGGAAACGCGGATGTAGGGGATGCCGTACTCCTCCTCCATCATCCTGGCGAAGGGCAGCGTGGCGCCGGAACACTGGACCACATTGAGCGCAGCGCCGTGGGAGCGTCGGATGTCCCCCACCCGGCCGTCGCCCGTGACGTTGGCCACGGTCTGCACGCCCATGCGCTCGAAGTAGTCGCGGATCACCCAAATCTCTCCGGCCAGGTTGAAGTCGCCGAGCAGGTTGATGGACAGGGGCGAGATGTCGTCGATGGGCGCAGTGCCGGCCAGACGGATCATAGCCTTGCACGCGGCGTCGTAACCCTCGCGCTTGTTGCCCTTGAAGCCCTCGGACTGGACCGGGATGACGGGGACGCCCTTCTCCTTTTCCACGCGCCTGCAGACGGCCTCCATGTCGTCGCCGATGATGCCGACTATACAGGTTGAATAGACGAATGCGGCTTTAGGCTCGTGCCGGTCGATGAGCTCGCAGAGCGCGCGGTACAGCTTCTGCTCGCCGCCGAAGACCACGTCGTTCTCCCTGAGGTCCGTGGAAAAGGACAGGCGGTGCAGCTCCGGTCCGGAAGAGACTGCGCCGCGGATGTCCCACGTGTAGGCGGCGCAGCCGATGGGGCCGTGCACCAGGTGCAGGGCGTCGGCTATGGGATAGAGCACGACCCGGGAACCGCAGAACACGCAGGCGCGCTGGCTCACGGCGCCGGCCAGGCTGTCGCGGTTGCAGGCCATGTCGAACGGCTCGGCCCCGCCCTTCACATGTATCTGGTTCTTCCGGTCTTCAAAAATTGGCTGCGTCATTACGTCTTCCTTGGGCTATTCCAGCAGATTTTTTAAACAATTGGCTCGTAACGTCCTCAATCCTTTTCTCGGTTGCCGAGGGGCTTTCCGCCAGGGAGCATTGCCCCCTGGACCCAGGTCAGGGGTCCAGGGGATCACCGATCCCCTGGCCGCCGGGGGCTTTTTCTTTGTTGTCGTCGTAATGTCGTTAGTCCAATGCGTATTCTTCAGCCACGCCGCCCTCTTCCAGGGCGTCCAGAATAGCGTCCACGGCTTCCTCGCTGTCCACGTTGCCGTACCAGAGATTGTTCGGGTGGATGACGATCACGGGGCCGTCGTCGCATTGCTTGAGACAACCGGTCGTGGTGAGCAGGGCGTCTAAACCGCGATCCAGAACCTCTTCCTCGATATACTGAGCGAGGCCGTCGGTCTTCTTGTGGCAGACGCCCTTGGGTTCACCCTTGGCGCGGAATGATTGACACATGAGAATGTGATACGTGGGCTTGGCCATTGATCTGTTCCTCCTTCGCCATCTCAAGGCGAATGGTGGTTATTGTCTTCCTTTGCCCCGGCCTTTCGGCTTGATGCCGAAAGCGTGGAGCACTGCCCCTTGCAGTGGGGCGTCGTTGTAGACGCGTACGTCGATGCCGTATTCGGCAAGAATGGTGCGCGGATTATCCCCGGCGCCGGCGGCAATGAGTACCTTGACGTCCGGAAGCACCTCGGCGAGGGCTTTCCAGCGATCGCTGCCGCCCCCACGGGGGGGAGTCAGGCGCGCCTCGCGCAAGGTGACGAGGCCGTTGTCGTTGCCATAGACAAGGAGCTTTTCGGCATGGCCAAGGTGGACGTCCACAGCCTCGCCGTCGGACGTTGCCACGGCCACATATGGCCGGTTGCGATCCGGCATGGGGCGGTCCGTCACGACGTCCGCTTCTGTCGCGAGCTTGATTCGCCGCAGCAGGATTGCAGCTTCCTCCTCGCCGAGCAGTGATGCGCCATCGCCTCCCATGTCGCCGAGTTGAGCATCCGGCACGACGGTGCGGACAGCGCTGAGCGCTTCGTCCATATCGGCTTGCGTTGCGGGCCGGGCCTTGCCCAGGCCGGACTTCTCCCGCGGCTCGAAGGGCACGAGTTCGATACGATCCACGCCCCAGTTCTTCAGTCTCTCAGCGATTTCAGCCACGTTGGCCTTGTTGACTTCCGGAGCCACCGGCACGACGGCGGTCACGCGCAGGCCGTGGTGTTTGGCTTCGGCAACGCCCTTTTCCTGCTGGGATACGAAAACTTGCATGGCCTCTTCCCCACGCAGGGAGCGCTTGCCAGTGCGTATGAATGCCACGAAGCTGCCGAGCCGAAGCGGATCGGTATCGGCCACGGCCAGCCTGACTTCCTTGACTCCGGCTTCGGCCAGATCCCGGGCGTATCCGGGCAGGGCCAGACCATTGGTCGCCACGCTGATGCGCACATCCGGATGGCGCTCGGCCACGAGCTGCGCCGTCGCGAGTGCCTCATCGGGGCGGGCCAGCGGCTCCCCGGGACCGGACAGGCAGACTTCCACGGATACCTCGACCTTCTGCAGAATCGCATCGAGGTAACCAGCCGCCTCCCTGGGCGTAAGCGTCTCGGAAGCGACGCCGTCGGGAGCGGTGAAGACGCAGTCCAGATTCCTGTCGCAGAAGCGGCACTGCACGTTGCAGAGCGCCGAGACGGGAAGCCTGATCCGGCTGAGGGTATGCGCGGTTGTGGACGTCACGATGTCTCCATGAAGTTGTTTCCCTGATTGGGCGCGCTGCCGGCGAGGCGACGAGTGCCGGCCGCGCGCCCTGCCCAAGGGAGTGTGTGAGAGTCCCGGTGCTAGTAGACCAGCTCGAAGCTCTCCACAGGGTTGTCGCGATCCAGACGAGAGAGGAGCGCGTCAACAATCTTCTCGAGAAGCCGCATGGCTCCGCGATACCCGACAGTCGGGAAGTACTGGTGTCCCACACGATCGATGATCGGAAATCCGTGGCGGATGTGCGGGATGTCCTCGTCTTTGGCGATGTACTTGCAATACGTGTTGCCCATGATGAGATCGACGGGCTCGTTCTTGATCCACTGGTGGAGCAGGAACATGTCGCCGTGCTCTTTCATGTTGGGCGTGAACGGCGCGTCCTTGGTGATCTCCTCTATGCGCTTGTAGAACATCTTGCCTGGCGTACCGGTGACTATGTGCACGGGCTGCATGTCGATGGAGACCAGGAAATCGGTGAGCGCGATGAGCTGGTCCGGATCGCCGACCAGAGCCACCTTCTTGCCGTAGAAGTACTGGTGGTAGTCGGAGATGAGGTCCACGAGCTGACCGCGCTCGTGGAGGATGGACTCGGGCACGTTCACGCCGCCCAGGCGCCGCAGGGTGTCCACGAACAGGTCTGTGTTGTTCAGCCCGATGGGCAGCGGCAGGACGTTGCAGGGCACCTTGAACTCCGTGTCCAGGAACCGCGCGCCGTCCGCCGAAGCCCACTCGCCCAGGGCGAGGGTGCCGCGGCTGTTGGCGCTGTCCTTGAGCTCCGCAGGCGTCACGCCGCCTTCAGGGAACATTTTGTACTCGCCGGTCAGCGGACCGTTGAGCACGCCGGAGGTGTCCGGCATGACTATGGTCTTCACCTTCATCAGCTCGGCCAGACGCTTGATCTCCTCCATGTCCGAGGGCTCCACGAACCCGGGGATGATGTTGACCTTGCCGTTCTTGGTGCCGGAGGCTTCGGCAAAGTCCTTGATCATGCCGCGGACCATGTTCGCAAAACCCGTGACGTGGGAGCCGGCATAGGACGGCGTGGACGCGGAGACGACATACTTTTGGTCCGGGACCTTGCCTTCTTTCTTGGCCTTGTCCACGATCTGGGGCACGTCGTCGCCAATGGTCTCGGAGAGGCACGTGGTGTGCACGGCGATGACGTCCGGCTCGTAGACAGTGAATATGTTGTTGATGGCCTGCACCAGGTTGGCCTGGCCGCCGAAGACCGAGGAGCCCTCGGTGAACGAGCTGGTGGCTGCTGAAACGGGCTCTTTGTAGTGCCGGGTCAGCATGGACCTGTGGTAGGCGCAGCATCCCTGCGAGCCATGTGAATGGGGCAGGCAGCCGTGGATGCCGAGGGCCGCGTACATGGCGCCGATGGGCTGGCACGTCTTGGCCGGGTTGATGGAGAGCGCCTTGCGGTCCATAACCTCGGTAGGTGTATGGCGTAGAAGCTTACTCATTGCTTCGTTCCTTTGTGGCTTAGTTGTTCTCCCACACGAACGTGCCGGAGAGCTCGGGGTTCTTTTCCCAGGGGGCCTTCATGAAGCCCCAGACGCGGCTGTTTACCAGGCGGTCGATCTCTTTGTAGAAGTTCACCGCGCCTGAGAAGCCGGCGTAAGGGCCGCCGGAATCGTAGGAGTGCAGCTGCTTCATGGGGATGCCCATCTTCTGGATGCCGAACTTCTCCTTGATGCCGGCGCAGAAGATGTCGGGCTTGATCCGCTTGACCAGCTCGTCGGCCTCGTACTGATTGAGGTCGTCGATAACGAGGGTGTCCTCGGGCATGTCGGGCATGAGGCCTTCGTAGTCCTTGAACTCGAACCCTTCCGCTTCGAGCCTTTTCAGCTCGCCCTCGGACTTGCGCGGCTTGTAGCGCTCCGGACAGGCTTCCACTTCAAGCTCCTCGATGTTCCGGGAGTCGGCATCGACCTTGATGTCGCCGAGGACGCGACGGCCCTCGTAGTCATCGCGATGGGCGAACTCGTATCCGGCGGCGATGGTCTTCATGCCCATCTCCCTGAAAAGCTCCTGATAGTGGTGAGCGCGGGAGCCGCCCACGAAGAGCATGGCCGTCTTGCCTTCGGTGCGGGTTCTGATGTCCGCCAGAGCTTCCTCGATGGCGGGCATTTCCTCGGCGATGACCGCCTCGACCCGCTCGATGAGTTCCTTGTCCCCGAAATACTGGGCGATCTTGCGCAGACTCTTGATCGTGGCGTCCACGCCGATGAAGTTCACCTTGATCCACGGAATGCCGAACTTGGTCTCCATCATCTCGGCCACGTAGTTGATCGACCGGTGGCACATGATGCAGTTGAGGTCGGCGGCGTGCGCCCGGGCGAACTGATCGTACGTGGAGTTGCCCGAGAACGTGGCGTTGATGGTGATGCCGCAACGCTCCAGTATATCCTCGATGACGAATGCGTCACCGCCGATGTTGTACTCGCCGAGCATGTTGATGCGGTATTTGGACTCGGGCACATCATCCTCCAGACCGACCACGTGAGTGAAGATCTGGTTGTTGGCGATGTGGTGGCCGGCTGACTGGGAGACGCCTTTGTACCCTTCGCAGCTGAAGCCGAAGATGTTGATGTCCACGCCTTTCTCGTTCAGCTCCTTCTTGGCGTCGCGGGCCACGGAATGGATGTCGTCGCCGATGAGGCCCACGGGACAGGTGGCGAAGATCGCGATGGCCTTGGGCTTGAAGAGCTCATAAGCCTCCATGATGGCCGCCTTGAGCTTCTTTTCGCCGCCGAACACGATGTCGTTCTCGCTCATGTCCGTGGAGAAGGCGTAGGGCATGAAGTTCCAGTCGTCGTCGCCCTGGGGCGAGGTCTGGTTGCGGCGGGTGAGCCAGGAATAAAACCCGCAGCCGATGGGTCCGTGAGTGATGTTCACGATGTCGCGGGTGGGCCCCAGGATAACGCCTTTGCAACCTGCGTATGTGCAGCCGCGCATGGTGATGATGCCCGGGATCGTCCGCACGTTGGCCTGAATCTCCGGCGGGTTGCCGTCCGTGGCCTCGTTGACCATGAACTGCTTGGCCCGCTTTCTGGCGACCTTGGGCGGATACTTTTTGAGCAGTTCCTCCTTCAGGTCGTTCAAGTCCTTGTTGGTGATGTTCACCATCTTGTTCTTCGTAGCCATGGTGTGACCTTTTCTTTCCTTCGTCTTCAGTGCTCGCTATTCGATGGAGGCGTTGCCGGACTCACCAGTGCGGACGCGTACGGAATCCGCCACAGGCATGACGAAAATCTTGCCGTCGCCAGGTTTGCCCGTGATGTTCACCTTCATGATGGTCTTGACCACGGTGTCCACCTTCTCGTCCGGAACGACGATGGTGAGCACCCGCTTGGGATAAAGCCGGCCCTTATCGCCCAGCAGGGCGACTGCTTCCTCGTAGCCCTTCTCGGCGCCTTCGAGGATGTCCCGACTGACCAGCCCCTTGCCCCGGCCCGTGGCTTCACGCGCGAAGAACGCATCCACGCCGTTGTCCGAAAGGGCCTTCTTGGTCTGGTTCACCATGTTCATGCGAATGACTGCCATGATCTCCTTCATTGTCAGGAAACCTCCTCGACCTCTCCGGGAGCGGTCTCCTTGATGCCGGACGAGATGGTGTAGACCTCCTCCACCGGAGTGATGAAGATCTTGCCGTCGCCGAAGGCGCCCTTCTCGCCGGTGCGCGCGGCCTCCATGATGGTCTTCACCACGAAGTCCTTGTCGCTGTCCGGGATGACGCAGAGCAGCAACGTCTTGGGAATCTCGTCGTAGGTGATCTCGCCGATCTTGATGCCGCGCTGCTTGCCTCGGCCTGCAACCGAAAACTTGGTCACGGCGGGGAACCCCGCATCCATGAGCGCTGCCAAAACGTCGTTGTCCTTATCCGGCCGAACCACGGCCCTGACCATGCTGAACATGTGCTTTCTCCTTGAAATCCTGTGGTCTGCGGTTGGTCCGCGGTTGCTAGTTGGCGATGCCGTAGTCGATGAGCAGCTGTTCGAGCTCCTCGATGGCCAAAGGCGTGGGCACGATGAACATTTCGTTTTCGTCCACCTTCCTGGCAAGGGCGCGGTACTCGTCGGCCTGGGCATGCTCGGGCGAGAAGTCGATGACGGTTTTGCGGTTGATCTCCGCGCGCTGCACCTGATTCTCGCGGGGCACGAAGTGGATCATCTGGGTGCCCAGGCGCTTGGCCAGCTCCTCGATCATGGCCTGCTCGTTGTCCACGTTCCGGCTGTTGCAGATGAGGCCGCCCAAACGCACGCCGCCAGCGTCCGCGTACTTCACTATGCCCTTGCAGATGTTGTTGGCCGCATACATGGCCATCATCTCTCCGGATACGACGATGTATATCTCCTGGGCCTTGCCTTCGCGGATTGGCATGGCGAACCCGCCGCAGACAACGTCGCCAAGGACGTCGTAGAAGACATAGTCGAGCTCCTTGTCTTCCTTGTAGGCGCCGAGCTGTTCGAGCAGGTTGATGGAGGTGATGATGCCGCGGCCGGCGCAGCCCACTCCGGGCTCGGGTCCGCCGGACTCGGTGCACATGGTGCCGCCGTACCCTGGCAGCACGATATCTTCGAGCTCCACGTCCTCGCCCTCTTCGCGCAGAGTGTCGAGAACGGTCTGCTGGCTGAGGCCGTGCAGGAGCAACCGGGTGGAGTCGGCCTTTGGGTCGCAACCGACGACCATGACCTTCTTGCCCATCTCCGCGAGGCCGGCGACGGTATTCTGCGTGGTGGTGGACTTTCCGATGCCGCCTTTGCCGTAAATTGCGATCTTTCTCATGAGGCTTCCTCCCATGGGTTTGATGTCGCGTTTTTCTCCAGAAAAACCTGAGGGTGACTGGATAACGGCAAGGCGCGTGCCAAAATTGAAAACCACTCCCCAACCCACTGACACACAAAGAAAAAGCCCCGACAAGCATTGCTTGCCGAGGCTTTCAGGGTGAGGAGCGACCTACAAAAACGAAGGAAATGTGCTACAAAAGTGTGAGTTTTACATATTTAGAAACACCAGCGACTACTTTCCGCAGCGCCCTTCTCGCTCCTTGGCTTTGCACTCGTTGTCAAGGTCGCCTCTTGGCCGACCTGTCATCGTAACTTCTTCGTAATCCGATGTCGGCCATTCGAACAGTTCGTGCACCAGTGCCAGGCTCCACCGCTTTTCTTGCGTCTGTACGTGGGCATATCGCCTTCTTTTTCGAAGACCATACACCAGCAGAATCGCATATAAACACACCTATACAAGGACAGGTTGTGCCGTATTACCGCCCCCGGCGCTCGGCAACCATTCCTTCCAGGCCGAACTTCTTGATGCGGTAGCCCATCTGCCGCAGCGTTATGTTCAGTTCACGCGCGGCGCGGGACTGCACCCAGCCGTTGCGGTCCAGAGCGGCGATGATCTCGTGCTTCTCGATGTCCTCCAATGAGGCAAGTTCCGTCGGTCGCTGCACCGGCTTGTCCGTCATGTGAAAGAAAAAGGACGGAATGTCCCCGAGCTCGATGGCGTCGCCGTCCGTCATAATGGACAAGCGCTCCATGAGGTTCTCCATCTCCCGCACGTTGCCCGGCCAGTCGTAGCGCACCATGGCGTCCAGAGCCTTGGAGGTGAGCCGCAGCCGCCGGTCATACTCTTTGGAGAGCTTGTCCAGGAAATGGTTGAGCAGCGCCGGTATGTCTTCCTTGCGTTCACGGAGAGGCGGCACCAGTATGGGGAAGACGTTAAGCCGGTAATAAAGATCCTCCCGGAACCGTCCGGCCGCGACCTCAGCCTCCAGATTCTTGTTCGTGGCCGCCACGATGCGCACGTCCACCTTGCGCGTCCTGGTGGAGCCGAGCCGCTCGAATTCCCGATCCTGCAGAAAGCGCAGCAGCTTGACCTGCACATTCATGGGAATCTCGCCAATCTCATCCAGGAACACCGTCCCCTTGTTCGCCTCCTCGAAGCGGCCGGCCTTGGGATCCGACGCTCCGGTGAACGCACCCTTCTCGTGGCCGAAAAGCTCGCTTTCCAGCAGCGTTTCCGGCAGGGACGCGCAGTTGACCATGGTGAAGGTGTGGTTGGAGCGGTCGGAGAGCTCGTGGATGATCCGTGCGATGAGCGACTTGCCCGTGCCCGACTCGCCCAGAAGCAGGACCGTGGCCTTGGTGGGCGCGACCTTCTCAATGAGC contains these protein-coding regions:
- a CDS encoding sigma 54-interacting transcriptional regulator, with translation MRQSLIALELQVLYEISRVIGETLDLEETIGVILRILSEELSMKRATVTLQDDQSEKLLIRASHGLTEEEVMRGVYNLDEGVTGRIFRTAKPFVVPDIAKEPLFLDKTKSRRFEKDKVSFIGVPIMLHGHPIGVLNVDRLFGPEVSFEEDIRFLTIVATLISQVVNIQRQVRAREEDLRLENVSLKAKLSKNYQRFFIVGKSRPMARVLQLIEKVAPTKATVLLLGESGTGKSLIARIIHELSDRSNHTFTMVNCASLPETLLESELFGHEKGAFTGASDPKAGRFEEANKGTVFLDEIGEIPMNVQVKLLRFLQDREFERLGSTRTRKVDVRIVAATNKNLEAEVAAGRFREDLYYRLNVFPILVPPLRERKEDIPALLNHFLDKLSKEYDRRLRLTSKALDAMVRYDWPGNVREMENLMERLSIMTDGDAIELGDIPSFFFHMTDKPVQRPTELASLEDIEKHEIIAALDRNGWVQSRAARELNITLRQMGYRIKKFGLEGMVAERRGR
- the nifH gene encoding nitrogenase iron protein; translated protein: MRKIAIYGKGGIGKSTTTQNTVAGLAEMGKKVMVVGCDPKADSTRLLLHGLSQQTVLDTLREEGEDVELEDIVLPGYGGTMCTESGGPEPGVGCAGRGIITSINLLEQLGAYKEDKELDYVFYDVLGDVVCGGFAMPIREGKAQEIYIVVSGEMMAMYAANNICKGIVKYADAGGVRLGGLICNSRNVDNEQAMIEELAKRLGTQMIHFVPRENQVQRAEINRKTVIDFSPEHAQADEYRALARKVDENEMFIVPTPLAIEELEQLLIDYGIAN